The Solanum pennellii chromosome 7, SPENNV200 DNA segment CGGTCTAATTACGTATCTTTTCGTGAgttgttgaaattattattcGCGTTGGATTTTCAGATACATGCATAAATACTCGTATGTAAGTGGTCAAAGTTAAATGTAAGTTGTTCACATACACTATATATCCAATTGGATTCGTATGTATCTGTCTCTTTTGCAATTAGAATTAGtgttttgactttttattttctcaatGTCTAAACTCCAAACACTAACTTTGATTTTTATAGCAATAACTAATTGATGAAGTTAGTTTTTATAATAACCATAGTACTAATTATTATAAGTATACAACTTTCAAtactatacaatatatattttttgttacattATATTTTAGTTGGCCTctcattttctttctatttttgagGAGTCTTGCTTTATTGAAAACCACTTAAGAGTACTATGAAAAAGGTTAAGCCAAAAGTCTTTAACAAATCCTATTTTAATGCTCTCACAAAGAATTCAACCTAACAAATTTAATCCATTAAacatttctcaaaaaacttttcACATTTCCACTATTTATACTCCTAAAAGAACACATCCATAAgtcattaaaaaagaaaatcacttttaatttcgacaataaaaaataataacttggAAAACTtactcaaaacaaaaaaatatggttggacaagaaaacatgaagTCAGCCGGAGTAAGGGCGGCGCCACCACCCGGGCAGCCCCACACCTCCATTAGGGCGCCTGGTATGGCGGCACCACCACCGTCAATGGGGCAACAGGTTTCCATGGCCGCGACAGCCGCGGCCACAGGAAACCAAACGTCACCAAAATTACCTTCACCAGGTAACATGAAAACAGAAGTGCTCAACCAAACACGTAAGATGCCGTTTTGCCCGGCTAGGGTCGCCGTTGGCGGCCTTGCCATAGTAATGTCGATCGCGTATTTCACCTTATATTCCAAGAAAAAGCCTGAGGCGAGTGCCATGGATGTTGCTAGAGTCGTCACAGGAACTTCTAATCCAGAACACACTCGTCCTCGTAACTAATTATATACACtaacaatataatcataaattagGTTCGTTGATACGTGATTCCATTGATGTTAcgtatttaattgtttttacttttatgTTGTGATTCTTTTTTTGATTAGTTACGTGCAtgttaactcttttttttttttttggatacaAGGCAATATATAATTGCTTGGTGTATCGTGCATATGTCACGATTTATAATAGTGTATGtagtatatactaaaaaaataaatggtaTTTACCATTAGAATTTGACTtgcaattttgattttctttaatttaaatgCTATTAATGGCAGAGATAGCAAATTGAATGATGTTAGGCAAAAAGTTTGGttaaacatttttttgtttaatttcatgattttaaattaagaaGATGTGTAATGTTAGGTAAAAAAATTGGCCAGAAAAAGAGTTTAGTTAGaatggaaatatatatatatatatatatatatatatatatataacatccTAAAAAAGcaagaattaaattataagaGATGCACTCTTTAATGACCTTCGGGGGAAATATGCACGTTTAGTTCAAGACAAGCAATAtgacaatattaaaaatatttttaaactgCATAAACATGACAATGATATCGAACTAATAATTTGATGAAAAGAGtataaagatattaaaaaatatgtcgATATGATCATAAGACTGAATatactatatttattatgttaaagataACTTGAAAACGCACATAAAATACGACTCTAATTAATCTTCGATGATTGTATCGTTGTTAGCATAAGATAAGTGTCACCTTAGttattcaaaacaaaaattaatatttcctctattttattttacatgattttttttagttcatttcaaaagagtggtatttaacaaattaaaacttaatttaaaaattcttattttattcttaataaaataagttatggCTACctatgtatttaaattattttttaaattataaatttaaatattttattttttctctaacAACGTGGCAAatgattcataaaataaaaagaagagcTACACAATTTTATTCTAgcttttgataatattttattacattgttaataatttttttttatcaatttttataaaaGTGACGCTTATTTTAGAATGGACGATTAATTAGACTATACTAATCCTCAATCGCATAATTAGCAACTCGAACGCTTATGTCCAAAATCTCTATCCCCGAGGTGTTTTCTCTATAACAACCACCGCCCATTTTCCGATTCTCAATCAGTAGCTCCTCCGATGCTCGACGTTTAACTCCGACGAGGATTCCGATGAATACTATGGAAGTCTGTTATCACtcaaaattcaacaattttcacttttttcaaTCACTTCCGCTCCATTTCTGTAATTATCTatctatttttatgtttttcctaTATTTGTCCGTTTTTTCGTATTCATAATAGCTCGTGTGATGCGAAAATGCGTTGTAAAATTATGTGAAGCATCTGCTGATCCATATTGTGATTTGATTCTTTTGTTAGGgaagaagaaaggaaagttATCGCAGTCGCTGTCGCCATCTCTGCATCCTGTAAATTTCTAATTCCGTCTAAATTTTTGTTTGAGCTTATCGATAGAGCAATGACTTACTTTTTGGCAGTGTTCTctgtttttaattttgtgaatttAGTTAGTATTTGAAATTCTGTTGTTTTGACTTTTGAATGAATTATTAATAAGAACAAAACATTGCTTTAGGGTTGCGAACATCTGTGGTGTTGCCGATATCTGTTTAATTTGTtagtactttttttaaatattgaactGTGTTGTTGTTGGCGATTTGGATTCTTCACTGTTCTATGTTGAATTGGTAATCGGTAAGTAAGCCAAATACATGAAAAGGACTGTTTGTGTGAGAGAGTGATAGACGATGGGACTAGTAGTCCACTTGGAGGAAAATAGGTTCAATCAATGAATATATATGCTAAGGTTCAATCaatgaatatatatgttttagcaACGTTATGCATGGAAGGAAAGAATTTATACAACAATAATAACGCTTCAGTCTCAAACAAGTTGTGTCGGCTACTTGAAGTTCTTCATATTGTCTACTTGCATATGAATCTCTAATAGGGATAAAAGACTTCGAAAGCATAGGACCTAATGCCTCAAGGACCATCAGCTTAGTGTTGCCACTTGGGCAAGCCCGCATTGGATAAATCATAAATGTAGAGGTTAGGGACACACACAATATTGATAGGAATTGTTGTGATGGAAGAATTGTTTACAGTGAAAAGGAAGTAAAATGAGCATGGTCTAGAAAGTGGCATGGTGATAACTAGTACTATATTGATGAAAAAGGTCAGAATGTAAGCAGCCAATTGGACTATGTATGGGGAGTTGAATAGTGGTTGACGAAGTATACATGGAACTCCGCTGGTAGAACATCAAAGAAGAGTCATTTTACTTATCATCAGCTGAAGCCTTAAAGTTTACTCTAGCCTGAAAATGCAAATAAAGTAGGTCTGTGCCGTCGCTATTTCTTGTTCTTAGTCACTTAGTGAGGACTTTGGTCCCCTCCTTTTGCAACTCCACTTAAGCATACTATAGCCCCTTCAAGTCTTCCTGAATTGATAACTtacactatgtttggatcattgttatccattgtattgtattgtattgttatcatacctacaatgtttgttttgattgttacttaaaatgtattgtactgtattgttaaatttcgttgttacgtaacaatgtaaatccctattttatggaacaaccaatttggtgtgttcccattgttacttaatttcttttttcaattatatttttacataatattttaaaattctattttaccctttaccttaattatttaaatctagtcaaacctcctaccctagaataattaaggatatttaaattaaatttataaattataatacagtacgatacaatcaaatcaaacaattaaaatgttactaaacaacaacaaacaatacaatctagccaaacattgtatctaccatacaatagagtacaatagagtacaatacaatacaatacattatgaaacaatgggtaacaatgatccaaacaaagtgttaaGGTTCCTTAATCTCTTGAAGGATGTTGGCAAGATCCCAAATCCATGATAGTTGTCTTGGATGCTATTGGAACTGTTGGAAACTAGAATTTCATTCTCTTTCTTGAACGAAGCTTCACTTACTAGCAAAGTGATGctattatgattttgttctgCATGGCTGCATTCTTTGCTGATCAGCAATCAGTATGTTAAGCATACATACTTTTCTTATGAGAAGCTTCTtgaagaatttatttatttgtagaAGTGTGTCATTctagtttcttctatttttttaggTAATAACATGTTTGAAATGTATCTAATTATGAACAAGGGGATGATACTTGGCAACACAAAAAGGAATCTAGAAAAGCTAATTTCGAATAGAGGGAAAAATATGTTCAATGCCCGTCAGCAGTAGGTGTGAAATTGTGGTTTCAGGATAAAGTCATGTCTTTGTGTTCATATCCAAGTTTAGCATACACATTGTTGTTGTCCCTGGCTATAATATTACTTTGTTTATGGTGGATCCAATCATTTTCTGCAAATGATTTTTGTTCTTTGTGAAACAAGAGAGAGTGCAGTGATATTAgctactcatttttattttactgCATCACTCATGTGCAGTGATGTAATGATAAAGCTGCCTAAGAGATCATAGCTGCCATCTCTTCAGAAAGCTGGGTAGATTCTGTAAAGGGGAAGGAATAAATCAATTGACCAAAATTACTATGACTGCACTAGTTGACAGTGTCACTGACAATTGGTTTTCATTCAAAAGCTAGATAAATCTTTTCTGTGCGTAACTTCAGTCTCATGTTTTATTTGTATGTGCCAGTACAAGATAGGTGTACAACTTTATAAATGATCTAGAGCATATTATTCTACTGCTCTAATTGACTTTGTTATACACAATTCATTTCAGCAATTGACTTCTAGCCATGGAAACTACTCCTGTTGCTCGTCTTTAAGGCAATCAGTTTGGagaaatacaaaattttgtaAGTATTTTTTAGTCAGATATTGTTTTCCGATAGAGTGAATCTCAAATTGTAACTTTACAGcatgaacaaataaaagtgcATAATAGATAAAGTACCGTGTAAGCTATTTTTGGCCACTTGATCTAGTTGGTGCCCTCATCGTTTTAAGTGACTCCGAGACGAAGCATCTAGTCCCTTTGTGAAGATTCATAGTTGAATTTCTTGGTTCATATATGTTCCATCCCCTAGGAATGCTAGAACTACTATGCCTGATTGGGTCTTATTTGAGATTGTTCCCTCCTGCTTTTGGTATTTATGTCATAGAAAAGAAGCTAACTTCTGTACTCTGTATGTTCACGGAGAGTGGTCCCAGCTAAGGTTCTGACCCTGCTAATTAAAAAAGATGATCAGAAATAATTTGAGATCTCTGAGTCATCTTACGGAAACGAGATCGGCCAAGCCAAAAGGATGAACTACCAGATTCACTAATAATCTGCATTTTGATGTGAATTTGCTGATCTGTACTTGCATCCACATGCTTGGACTGTCCTGCCAGTGCCAACCCTTCAACCACACATGCTGGAGAATTTTATATGCTATTGAAGAAAAGAGTTCATAGTGAATGAGGTAGGGTAATAGCCTGGCAGTTAAGTGGAGAAAGGTATAGGTGTTACCAGCCAAGTTTCAAACCTTGCGTCACTGGCCCTTGGGGGATATCTTGGTCATCCTGACAAAAAGcagccttttttttttctataagcTCGGAAAAGAGGGATCTATTGGGTTTGGAATTATCTTTTCTCTGCGTTTTTTACAAAACTTATTTGTTTGATAGAGTTTTTGCAATAATAGGTAAATTATATTGGAAGTTTCCAAACTCAGATTTGCAGAACATTTTTCAAGTTTTAAGAAACTGAGTGTGTAGATTTCCAAACTTGGTTGCCTGTTTTTGCAAAAATCCATCTGATAAATAGTATTTGCAAAAACTGGAAAGAAATCCAAACTTAGTATTTCACGTAACAGAAACAAATAACATCTCTATATTTTGTCTTGTTTGGTTTGAGAAGAAAAGGATGGTTATTAatcagaaaaaagaagaagagtaaAGTTGGTTCAAGTCTGGGGGTTACATAGTCGGTCAGATATCAATTTTCTTTTGCTTGGTCGCTTCTATTTTCAGACCATTGGAAGAAACTGACTCTGATTTTGTCGTCTTGATTGGTTTTCTAAATGATTTCTGATTTTCCACATactcttttttctatttttgtatcTGATGTTGGATAGTTATCCTGGTTTTTATTTGCTAATCTGTATCAGTCAAGCTGGAGGTTGAACAACTAGTGATCTCTTAATTGATTTTGCTTGTTCCTGCAGATGCCGTTCCAGGCAGTACAACTTTTGGCACAAGTAGGGAAGCATGTGTCTCCCTTCCCTCTTCCCCCCAACAAAAGAAGTATAATAGCGCTTTTGGAAATAACAGCTTTTATAGACAAGATAGATCATTGAGAGACATTATTGCAAGGTCCGAACTTGCTAATACCAGCTCAGCCGGTGCTGCTTATCCACTGTCAGGTGCATTTCAAAATTGTTTTTCCATCTCTTTGTTTCACTTGGACGCTCTTTTACAGAGATACATCTTCTCTTTTACAGAACTAGAGTTGAGGTCAAAAGTAAGAGCAATTTGCTTTTACGCTGTCAGTGCTTTCTCTGCCATCTTTTTGTTCGTGATCATGCTTGTGCAACATCCTTTTGTACTGTTATTTGATCGATACCATAGGAAGGCTCACCATCTTGTTGCCAGGACATGGGCAACCTTGACCATTACACCATTTTATAGAGTCGAGTTTGAGGGCTTGGAGAATCTTCCTTCTCCAGATACTCCTGCAGTATATGTGTCCAACCATCAGAGCTTTCTGGACATATATACATTACTTACTCTTGGGAGAAACTTCAAGTTCATCAGCAAGACTGCAATTTTCCTAATTCCTATTATTGGATGGGCCATGTATCTGATGGGTCTAATTCCGTTAAGGCGCATGGACAGCAGAAGTCAATTGGTATTCTTTATTTGATGTGATTAATGACAAATATCCTCATAGCTATACTGAATCTTTAAGTTATACAATTGTATGTCAACTAttcaatcattttttaaatgGGTTTGGATCATCTGATTGCAAGGTTTGAtatttctattttcttattAGCTTTTATGATTTCAGGAATGTCTCAAGCGTTGCATGGATTTAGTCAAGAAGGGGGCATCTGTCTTTTTCTTCCCCGAGGGTACTCGGAGTAAAGATGGAAAGTTAGGCCCTTTCAAGGTAAGGTCTATGTCCAAACAACTTATGTTCCCCCTCTCTCATCCATCTACTCCCACATCCCGACCTCAACCCCATTCTCCACCCcctaaaaaagaagaaaacagcATAAGCTTTCAGAAAGTTTCGAATTCACTAGGTAGCTTCTTGTTTGAATAGAAATATCATCTTCAGATATGCCTTTTCCTCTGATGTGTTCGTATTGGAATTTCAACTTGATGACTGCAAGAAGTAATAGTGggcaaataaattttttgaatacaACCAAGTATAGACCTGTAGTTAATGTCGCAAGTAATTTTTGCCTTAGCTGTTAAGCACAAGACCATAATCTACTCATGGTACCATATTCTGGTAATCCTTTTTTCAGGTCATTGATTACATGAATTTATTGCAAATAAACCTAGTAAAAGGTGTACTGGTCTTCTGTTtagctctttttttttcttgctgGTGGTGCAGAAAGGTGCCTTTAGTGTTGCTGCCAAAACCGGAGTGCCTGTGGTTCCAATTTCTATTAGTGGAACAGGCAGGATAATGCCAGCAGGGATGGAGGGTAGAGTATATCCAGGATCAGTTAAAGTTGTCATCCACAAGCCTTTGAAAGGTAATGATTCAGATGTGCTGTGTAGCGAAGCCAGGAATGTGATAAAGGATGTGCTCATTCATCAAGGCTGAGGGAGTTGTTCAACATGTACTTTCTCGTTTATCTTTTCCACTTAAGCATCGCAAGTTGGGATTCAGGGAATATGTGCATACAGGTATGCTTTCATATCTATTTGTCCTCCTATTATTGAGCTTCTGTCCTATATTTTATGCAAATACTTCTCTTGAACATCGCGTttctacatatatttttatcaactctctttttttgttgaaaaaacgAACTGGAAATGCagttccccccccccccccattctTTTGGGGAGGAAAGGGGGAGAAAAGATGAGAAGCTTATAGtggtcttttcttt contains these protein-coding regions:
- the LOC107026539 gene encoding 1-acyl-sn-glycerol-3-phosphate acyltransferase 1, chloroplastic, with translation MNTMEVCYHSKFNNFHFFQSLPLHFWKKKGKLSQSLSPSLHPQLTSSHGNYSCCSSLRQSVWRNTKFYAVPGSTTFGTSREACVSLPSSPQQKKYNSAFGNNSFYRQDRSLRDIIARSELANTSSAGAAYPLSELELRSKVRAICFYAVSAFSAIFLFVIMLVQHPFVLLFDRYHRKAHHLVARTWATLTITPFYRVEFEGLENLPSPDTPAVYVSNHQSFLDIYTLLTLGRNFKFISKTAIFLIPIIGWAMYLMGLIPLRRMDSRSQLECLKRCMDLVKKGASVFFFPEGTRSKDGKLGPFKKGAFSVAAKTGVPVVPISISGTGRIMPAGMEGRVYPGSVKVVIHKPLKGNDSDVLCSEARNVIKDVLIHQG